The Carassius carassius chromosome 32, fCarCar2.1, whole genome shotgun sequence DNA window taaaataaaatctaaagctaTAAAACCGTTCAAGCATGTAAcaatgttttaacgttaaacccagaTACATGTGCGCTATATTGAATATTTTGTGCggagagtgcaagataaagcacacttttttgggacatataggtgccagcgcgatcataatataaaataaagaaatataaaataaagaaaaaaaaaaaacatgctttctgccgtctcgtcttgaacaggagagcatacaaaaataaaccgaaacttaacgaatacatgcctcacagacatgataaatatatctatagaaaacttaaattactacttaacgaattttaataaaaacaaacaaacaaaatctcaATACAATTATAATCCGTATAGAAGGcacgtctaatgaggagatgatgagtcaggcaacttcatcctttgcacacagactcagaaaacactagtttattagtaaataattcaaatatatttttactatttccctCTGCCACATTaatggtaattactttttccggtgctttgcgacatcttttgaactcaatttgaacgcagaactgtttatctgcgctgacagactatttgatatgaatttgcATCAGCATAGTCTACATTTGTGAGCGCaccttttctgcaatgtcgcacgtcttacagactgcaatttacaattgcaacttcattgtgctattaatcctttcaagccGATTTTCaataaattggtcagctcccgacagcatcgggTGTTTaattaatggtgagtataattatttaaaccagtcgtctattacgatgtctccataacaaaagcagttgcatgaatactaaagtttgaaacaaaaattaaaccatcaacagaaatactgaacaCGTACCCTCCATGTATAAAAATACAAGCacagctgtttagaggttaatgacgtcaaagaatttaccggtattttggaatggatgtatgaatggtgcttttccggaaaaaagacaaaatgtcattgactgtgtgaacagcgcattttttaatttaccggtaaagtcgttccggtaattttacggcaatttactggtattactatgAGAAAGAGGCTACAGAGTAATGATCTATGAAGATGTCTCCTTCctcttttgtctttatttatattcttatctCTGTGGGCAGTTTTTGAGTCCAGTGTTGATGTTAAGTTATAATGACCTCGTTACATTGTGATGCAATGTTATTCCATTtggaaatatatttaatttacgcCACTACAGTTGCTTGAAGTCGCGCtggtattaaaaaatatttcgAAGGTAGTAAAAGGTATTAAATTCAACTTAAGTTCTGTATATACCCTGATAAAGAAAACACTGTAGTTTTATtatgattgttgttgttgttacaaatagtttaaaaaaaaataacattattaactgGTATTTCTTCTACCAAAAtggttttgtaactttaataatgcAGAGGAATGCAGGAACAAGCCCTGCTCACAATTAAGGCTGCCCACTAATAGTCGACTAGCCATTAGTTGACCAGAAGAGAATAAGTTGCTAAAAATTTTGTTAGTCGCTTAAtcgtaggaaaaaaaaaaaatccatgtccGTGATAGACAGATCATTACCAGCTCGTCTATGTGGTAATCACAGTACATCAGTCAGGACATTCATTTCGATCATCGACTTTAAATGTGACATGTAAGTTGCAGCAGTGTTATTGAAGTGTTTGTTTCAGTGTGGAAGCTGAACAGTAGTGTGCTCAGCGCATAAGTCAACTTGTAGGCAACGGTGCGATTATTTCCATTTAACTTAAAATACTCCATTTATTACGCTGCTCATACAAGATAAGAGTAATAAAGCTTTCGAATCTGAGAATGGTCTGATTTTGTGTATGCCCTTACAATAACTTCACACacatgaaaaatatatcaataaaaaaattgtataatctttgaaatgaaccaattcattggaaaacagatgtttttaaattgtaattcatGTGAAACTGTGGTATTGTTGACTTTGCTGCCTAAAAACAGAAAACGCTTATCaatgaattataataatgttaaGGCAGTCTTCCTgcggggtgttttttttttttgtctaaagcaTTCATAATAATTACTTCTGCTGTgcgctgtggcaagctttatgtgtgCACTTAAGCACTGATAGGCTataggcaattaaaggctcattattttGAATTACATGGTTTATTAATATAAACGTGATTAGTCGACTGATCGcttcaaataaacatttacaaGTCGACAACAAAAATCTTTAGTCGAGGGCAACCCTATTCACAATAAGAACAAAACTGTgcctttgtaaaataaagaaaacaaataggatgCACTTTCAGCCGTCTATTGCCTTATTTGTGGTGCAGCTGTAAAACCAATAGAAACAAAACCAATGTTTTTCTGATtctatgggtttttttttttttttttcaataatgattacatttatttaaatgagttTATGTAAGCTTGCTGGGCTGGGAAACCACTGCTCTTCAGCAACTATTTCAAACTATTTGATGAAGACTGATAATGATTGTTGTTTTGCACAGGTGGAGTTCCAGGGGGAGGAGGGCACTGGTCTTGGACCCACCCTGGAGTTCTATGCTCTTGTCGCTGCAGAGTTCCAGAGGACGTCCCTTGGTATCTGGCTATGTGACGACGACTTCCCAGATGATGAGTCACGTCAAGTGAGTTCTTTGGCTGTTTTACCTTGAGGCACTAGCCCAAGTATGACAAACTGTTTTTAACTTGGATGATTTATGAACTTATTCGTTGTTTAATCAGGTGGATCTGGGTGGTGGCTTGAAACCACCAGGCTATTATGTGCAACGTTCCTGCGGCCTTTTCCCTGCTCCCTTCCCTCAGGACAGTGATGAACTGGAGCGTATCACCAAGCTTTTCCTGTTTCTTGGCATCTTTCTGGCCAAATGCATCCAGGACAACCGGCTCGTGGATCTGCCCATATCCCAGCCTTTCTTCAAACTGCTCTGTATGGGCGACATCAAAAGCAACATGAGCAAGCTACTTTATCAAACTCGTGTCGAGTCGGACTGCCACTTCTCTGAAATCCAGTCCGAAGCTTCCACCGAGGAGGGTCAGGACACTTACTCAGTGGGTAGCTTTGATGAAGACTCAAAGTCTGAGTTCATCCTTGACCCACCCAAGCCCAAGCCACCAGCCTGGTATCACGGCATCTTGACCTGGGAGGACTTTGAACTGGTGAATCCTCACAGAGCACAGTTCCTGAAAGAGCTGAAGGCACTGTCTGTGAAGCGCAGACAGATCCTGGGCAATAAGAGTCTGTCAGAGGATGAGAAGAACACGCGGCTACAGGATCTCATGCTGAAGAACCCTATGGGCTCTGGCCCACCACTTAGTGTAGATGATTTAGGGTGAGCGataaatattactttatatattaatcaatgaaaattaattttttttttttacagtctccATGTTATTGATGTCTcgtccaccttatttttcaatgtGGTGGCAAGCCgtttttttgtaaatgtgcgaGACATCTGCTTCATTAGCAGCTGTAAGGAAATGGCGAGAAAAATAAAGTGCAGTGAACTATGAAACTGCACTACAAACcactgtgttcataattaagataatacattaatataGTAAGACACAACAgattgcaatatcaagcagcaaaacaattTGTTGTGTGCAGCTAAAAATAGACACCTGTAGCCTCACACATAAAATTTACAAATGGCTACGCCTGCTCTTATGGGAAAAATCAGGTGGATATACTTACTAGATTAATAACAGGTAATTATCCATAATTAGAAGCAAATAATATAAACCAAACCCAACCTTTTAGTAAATgcatgttaattaatattactccatACTTGTATAATTACCGTTAGATTAGTTTGGGAGACTTTTCATGGATGTTACTTCCTTGCTTTTTGGAGGGTATTTTATTTATAGACATTaatcatttaatgttttatttgtattagaTTAAATTTCCAGTTCTGTCCATCATCCAAAGTACATGGCTTTTCATCAGTAGACTTGAAGCCCAATGGAGAGGATGAGGTAGGTTACATGTTGTCCAGACACACAGTCTAGTATGGTGTATTTATTGTTATGCAAATAAATTGTTTGtacctatatttgtaaagcagtgCTTATCACCCTATGTACCACTACTTCCTGATCAAAAACCcgataaaaattattttgataaaattatactaccatccaaaagttttgggtcggtaagatttttgaTGTTTTGGTCtgacaaattaaaatgaataaaagttttcaacattgaccggttttaaaatgtattaaaatagaaagttattttaaactgtaatatttcacaataatactattTTTAGTGCATTTTTGTTTAAGTAAATGTAGCCTTGTGAGaataagagatttaaaaaaaaaaaaactgaccctaTGCTTTTGAATGGTCGTTTAAATGTTTGCCAAGTGGCAAAACTTTTAATTCGCTGCTTGCTTAGTGCCTGTAATTATGTAACACGCTGTCCTTGGTGTCATTCTGTGTGGAAAAAAAGACATGAATGCTAATAACTCTGCTGTCCTCTCATCAGATGGTCAGCATGGAAAATGCAGAGGAGTACGTAGAGCTCATGTTTGACTTCTGCATGCACACAGGAATCCAGAAGCAAATGGAAGCCTTTAGAGGTATGACAGGATTGGCAGGCCTCAAATACTCTCATGCCTTCTACTTTCAGTATGCTCGGGCTGTACATGTAACTTGGCTCTCCAagagatatacatttttaaaatatcagttgATAACATTTGTTACAAAAGTATTCTTATTAGTTACAAATATGTTGCTAAATGTgaaatgtaaaactaaaataaatatacataactaAATATATCAGATTTTGTGTTCTAATTGCAGTCTGTGTTGTTTTGCTGCAGAGGGCTTTAACAAGGTGTTTCCTATGGAGAAGCTCAGCTCATTTAGTCATAAAGAGGTGCAGATGATCTTGTGTGGCAACCAGTCTCCATCCTGGACCGCTGAAGACATTGTTAACTACACAGAACCTAAACTTGGCTACACACGGGACAGGTAGACACTACGGTTATTTCtcgatttgtgaccctggaccacaaaaccagtcataaggggaAATTTTTGGAAACAGAGATTTATACATAAgacagctgaataaataagctttcccaATGATGTATGGATTGTTAGGATAgggcaatatttggccgagatattaATCTGAGGGcaataaatcaaaatactgagaaaattgcctttaaaactgtccaaatgaagtccttagccatgcatattatgCATCAAAAATGATAGGAaacttaaaaatatcaataataaataataaaatttatgaTGGCACACTTGAGGGTAGgtcattgaattattatttttttttttttgtagtatattttctttgaaataataGGTTTCATGTTTAGCTttctaaataatgtaaaatatattaagtaACTTGGCGACTTTTTAGACTGTATTTGATTTGATTGTATTGCAGTCCTGGTTTCTTGCGCTTTGTGCGAGTGCTGTGTGGAATGTCCTCAGATGAGAGGAAAGCCTTCCTCCAATTCACCACAGGGTGCTCGACCCTGCCCCCTGGTGGACTGGCCAACCTCCATCCACGTCTCACAGTAGTCCGGAAGGTACGCAAGCATACTAAAATCCATGACGCTAAAACCCAGCCATTAAGATAACATTAAGAAGAGACAACACTGTCTCAATTCATACCCGCTGTTGTCTTTTCTTCTCTAGGTTGATGCAACCGATGCCAGCTACCCTTCAGTTAACACATGTGTGCACTACTTGAAGTTACCGGAATACTCCTCCGAAGAGATCATGAGAGAGCGCCTCCTCGCTGCCACTATGGAGAAGGGCTTCCACCTCAACTGAGCATGCTCTCTCTGAATCATTGACTAACTCCCGTACTGGTGAAGCCtgttgtgttttgttgcagataaTAAAGCTGTGCCCCGATGAAATCCTTTCTCCCCAAGCACCTCACATGTACCCAGATAAACAGGAAAAACAGTCCCATCGCAGTTCCACTAGCTCCTGAATCCGATTAGGGTTTCCTCCTCCACTTACTGACTGCTTCACAAGGCCTTTCCCAGGTCACTCTACCGCTTTAAGGGCTTGAGCCGCTGCAGCCAGGGTAGTCTCTCCTCACCTACTGAGTTTACTGTCATTACTCCAAGTTCAGTGTAAATTTTGGCATAGATCATCTTTTTCAGACCCAGTTATCACCATCTGCAGCGTCAGACCCTGGACACAAGCACACCTGCTTCTGTAGAGCTAACTATAGAGTGTTTGGGCATTTCCTTAACAGGTTTTAAGTTTTACTAGTGCCTGCGTTGTTGAAAAATTAGGAtggtttttctttcatttgttttactTAATCTGTCTGTCTGCATACAATCATGcacatgcttttctttttttctttttttttttgcttccgtTTCTGTGCGAGTATGATTTCAACTGTTCATTGCCCTGCTAAAGGATCAAAGTCCTCGAGTGCATTTGTGTAATTTTACAATAAAGCTATAGATACAGAAACACTGGTTCTGTGTGCAAGCacgttaaaaaaagaaaaaaagacaaagcaaAAAGCAAGCTGTGCTTTCCCTTGTATTTTCTTtgtatattataaacattatttaactCAAGTTGCAGTTTGAAGTAAACCAATTTTCAAATGTGTATGCTCcaaaaattatcattaaaatgtttgcaAAGTATCAACACTGTCTTGTTTGCTATTTCCTGCTGATGATGACGAACACATTTCTGTTCCTAAATGTGATTCACATTTCGCTGTATTTAGTTCTGGCCTGGGGATTTTCTTGTAGTTCTGTATTGAGGAGGAACTTTGACATCTTTGACAATGCATTGGGATTATTACCGGTCCCATCAAAATTGTTATTGTAGAATAATGGAAGATGAACCCTACGTTTAGACtagtgaaaaacatttatttatcatttggaACAGAAGATTAATGCGATCTCATTTGCATTGAATCAGCTTTCAGTCATCTTGTCCAGGGCCAGTAGTGGTGCCAGTATCCTGTTCTTATTTGTCTCCACAATGTGTCCATTCAGGATCATTTCATCAAGTATAATGTGTACTTTATCTAAATTGAACATGATCTGATTGTACATTAAGGAATGAAACCCTCATATAAATGCACATGTATGACTGAAGATACAATCATAGTCAAGTTTGGTCAATAATACTTCGTGTAATTGCACTTATAAAGGATACATCCAGCTCACTCTGTCAagcaaagaaaacatttaatcatatatgaacaaaacattgcatttttatcTTTTCTCAGAAAGTTGTAATAATCTTATCAAAATGTCAGTACTCACCACACGACTGAAATACTTGTCCAACACTTCCACAAAGTTATGCACAAGCTCATAGATTGAGAGTTCATTCTGTGTGAAAGACAGCAGCCAGAGACCATAAATCAGACTTTAAAAACTACCggaaaaaatatatgattatGTCAATAATTTTTCATGTTACCAATAATAAAGCTAACCTCATTTTCAGTGACGCCAACAACTATGAGAAGTGCTGCGTACTGTCGATACACCAGTTTGTAGTCCTTGTACTCCACAAATGAACACTGAGGAAGAAGAAATACAAAGACATCTGGAGTTCAACAGCGGATTTTAATCCTGAATCTTCGAGTTGGAAGATGTTTAAGGCCAGTTTACGAGGTCAAATTGGACTGGAAGTCTACAGTTACCTGTATATGTAAATGATGTGTGTAGATGCACAGATATGTTTCATACAGTAACGTAATCGTTTGCATAACATGCACACCATGTTTCTGTTGTCAATCACTATATCTCCCCGAGGGATATTTCTATGTCTGTTTAGTTATCTTTATTCATGATATTTTGCACTGCAAACAATAGCCAATGATACACGTGCTGTGGTTAACCATTACTTTGGGAAACGTGACTGACCTCTTCCTTCCTCCGCGCGAGGCATCCCCGGACCACATCAGCTTCCAGAGCTGCTCTCTTCCCAAGCTCCACTTGTTCAAAATACTTGGACAGGCGAGTCTGCCCCTGTTTGTTGACCATAAGTAGGAACTTGATCATAGTAATTCAGAAGAGTGAACACCGCTAGAAAGGAGGAGACATTACGTCATTACGTCAGCAAACATctggaagagtaaaaaaaaaaaaaagaaaatagcacACTTGTGTAAACTGATAAATATAGTCATTTTTGGTAACCTTAATTTTCACCAAAATACCACAACAACCACAATTATTGTTACTACTGTAAAATGATTACTGCTAAGTGGATTGTTTGACAGAGCTGGTCATGTGACGTCAACATGGCAGCGTCCATGAGGGGGCGACCCGCTCCAtgtagaaaaatacagctttttccCTGCTTTTCCCCCATTATGTTagttttcatttgaatatttctcaaagtggctattatttatttttattaattttaaaactgtgaaatatttgaAATTCTTTAAATTCTGAAAAAGGTCTGATACTTTTGACTCTGCCTGCCCTACTGTATGTATTGCTATGTTTttctttgtggaaaaaaaatagtCAATCGTAAATAAAATGATCCCAGTTATTATTtgtaaacttctttttttttacgctAGTATACATtatcggatttttttttcaaagctgcTTTTAATTTTTGTAGGGAAAACTaggaaaaatatttgaaattagcAATTTAGAGTGCACCTTTAAGTTATGAAAAGAACTTCCAGCTTCCAGTTGAAGCTATTTTATATTTGACTTACGTCCGCTCTactttatatatgtatatctatTGTTTAAGGCCACATTTTTATATCATCAAGTACAGAGCCTGTCATTGACAATAGTGCTCTGGTCGCTGTATGCACAGCGCATGCGCAGTTGTCCGCCCGTCAGTCAGTATTCGGATGACTCGAGACAGCGCAGGGTTGGGTGAACGCGTCCCATCATGCAGCGCGCCACAGTCCTCCCTCGCTCACACCCGCAGTAGGAGACTCACATCCAGGGATCGGACTAATGGCGGCCGGCAAATCCGTGCGCTGACACGAAATCCACAACAGCCGCTCAGGTGCCAGCCGATTTCGTGGAGGGGGCAGGGCGACGTCGCAACGCTGCACGAACGGTAAAGAAGGGAGGGCTGAGGGGAAACAATCGGCGACTTCTAGCAGGACTCTCCTATTTTTAAACATGGATGAAAATcccggcggaggaggaggaggaggaatggCCGCccagaaacagcagcagcagcagggcaACAGCAGCATGAATCCCCAGATCTCCGGCTCTGGAGGAGCGCCTATGGTCCAGCAACAGCA harbors:
- the ap4s1 gene encoding AP-4 complex subunit sigma-1, which codes for MIKFLLMVNKQGQTRLSKYFEQVELGKRAALEADVVRGCLARRKEECSFVEYKDYKLVYRQYAALLIVVGVTENENELSIYELVHNFVEVLDKYFSRVSELDIMFNLDKVHIILDEMILNGHIVETNKNRILAPLLALDKMTES